The genomic interval CCAATCCCCAGCGACTGCGGTCAAAATCTTCTTCGGATCAATGTGCTTTCGGAACGTGTCTCGAATTTTCTCTGGAGTCAACTCCGCAATTCGCTGTTCCATTTTCACGTAGTAATCCATTGTGCGATCCGCGACGAGCGTCGATTCGAGAACCTGAGCCAGCTTGGAATCTTCCGTTCGCATCACTTCCTGCCCCTGCAGGAAGCCACGGCGAGCATCATCCAATTCTTTCTGGGTCACGCCACCATTCAGGAATCGGTCAAGTTCCTCGCTGATTCCATCGACGATCTTTTCCAAGTTGGCAGGATTATAAATTGCATACATTGTCAGCGTCGCGCGGGTGTCGAGCGAACTGGCGACCATCGACGAACCGACACCATACGACAGGCCTTCCTTTTGTCGAATTCGGTCACCCAATCGCGACGACAGTGCCCCCGCACCGAAGATGTAGTTCCCAATCACCAAGGCCGGATAGTCGGGATCATCATCGCGCATCGGAATCACACCACCCGAAAAGTAAAAGGCGTTTGCCTTGTCCGGAGTGGCAATTTGAATCAGATCGGCTTTGATATCGGGAGTGACGTTCCGGGGAATTCGCTCGTACGGTTGTTTCGCCTTCCAACCACGCAGCATGCTGGTGAGAGCCTGAACGGTCGGTTCCTCGTCAAAGTCACCAACGATCGTCAATTGCCCAGCCTGAGCGCCGACGAAATCTGAATACAGTTTCTTCAGCGTCGCGATATCCACTTCATCCGTTTGTCGGATTTCTTCTTCGCTGGTCGGGTAATACCGCACGTCGCCGATGGGATAAGGGTTCAGCGCACGCCGAACGGCTTTCAGCGCCAATTGCTGTGGATCAGTCGATCCCTGTTCCAAGTCGGAACGATGACCTCGTTTCAGGATCTCCAGTTCAGAGGCCGGAAAGACAGGTTCTCGCAACACTTGCCGCAACAAGTCGATGACCGCGACCAAGTTATCGCGTTTGGTCTGGATCACGAAGGTGGCGTCACCTGCAGAACTGGTCGTACCAAGCGACGCCAGATTCTTGTCAAGTTGATCCTGCAACTGCTGCCGCGTCAGCTGTTTCGTTCCCTTCGTCATCAGGAAAGGAAGGAAGGATGTCGCTTTTGACATCCCGAAGAGGGTCTTTTCGTCGCCATAGCACAGATTCAATCGCAAGACGACGGTGTTGCCGCGCGTCTTCTTCGGAAGCAGGGCCACTTTGACCCCTTCAATCATCTTGCGGGTGGTACGTCCTTCGATCTTCCGAGGATCGACATCAAACGCTTCACCGACCGCCGTATCACTACGCCCCTTGTAGTCGCCAATCATCTCGTCCAGATTCGGCGTGGCAGGAATTGGAGTTCGCTGAGCTTCTTTCGTGGGATAATAAATCCCGATCGTACGGTTACTGGGCTGCAAATACGCCCGCGCGACGCGGCTGACATCCTTGGCAGTGACCTGCTCAAGCCGATCACGATAGATGAAGTACAGGCGCCAATCCCCCTGGGCGGCCCATTCGCTGAGATGAACGGCCAACTGCGCGGAATTCGACGCTTCTTGCTCACGCTGCTTCAGCAGTCGCTGCTTGGCTCGTTCCACTTCCTCGTCTTTGACGCCTTGATCGATGACCGATTGCAACGAATCCAGCAATCCGTCGAGCACCGCTTCGGGTGAATTTCCCGTCGCCACTTCTGCCATGAACCTCAGCACACCCGGGTCATGCAACGCATAGGCGGCCCCCGAAACACTCGACGCCTTCTTCTGTTCGACCAGCGCCTTGTACAACCGGCCGGACGGGGTCATGGTCAGCACGGACTCAAGCACATCGATCGGGGCAAAATCCGGATGACCGCCTGAAGGAATGTGATACAGGGCCCCGACCACGCTCACTTCACCGACACGCCGCAGCGCGACGGTGCGTTCGCCGTCTTGAGCCGGCTCTTCCGTGTATGTCGGGGTCAGAATCCGCTCCGGCTTCGGAATCGCGCCGAAGTACTTCCCAACCAGTTCTAACGCTTTCGGCTCTTCAAATCGCCCTGCGATAATCACCATCGCATTGTCGGGCTGATAGTATCGTTTGTAGAACGCTTTCAGATTTTCGACGGGAACCTTCTCGATGTCGGCTCGATTTCCGATCGTCGACTGTCCGTAGTTGTGCCAATTGAAAGCGGCGCTCATGATCCGCTGGCTCAGAATCGAATGCGGATTGTTCTCGCCACGCTCGAACTCGTTCCGAACAACCGTCATTTCCGACGCGAGATCTTCACCTTTGACGTAGCTGTTCGTCATCCGATCCGCTTCAAGACGGATCGCGAACTCCAGATTGTCGTCATTCGCAGGCAACGTCTCGTAATAGTTCGTGCGATCCAGCCACGTCGTTCCGTTAAATTCGGCTCCCCGGGCCTGCAATAACTTCGGCACCGACGGATGATCCGGCGTTCCTTTGAACAGCATATGCTCAAGCAGGTGTGCCATCCCCGCTTCACCATAACCCTCATGTCGCGATCCTACGAAGACAGTCAGATTGACGGTGACGGTTGGTTTTGACGGATCGGGGAAGAGCAACACCTTCATTCCGTTTTCAAGGCGATGCTCACTAATTCCTTCGATGGTCGTGATCTTCATAACTTTTGGCGCTTCTGCTCCATGAAGTGTGAAACCTAGGATTGCTGACGAGATCGCCAACGCTCCCGCGACAAGACGCATTAACATCGAGAAGTTCTCCTCCTGGAACCGTTTCACAAATGCCAGACACCCAGTTGTATTCAAGGTCGCCGTGCCGAGATTCCATTGGGTCGACTCAAAACTGCGTGTTCCCTTCGCTGACGACGATCGAGAGGCACTTCTGGAAAATGCCCCCAGGGAAGCATCATCCCGCACGCACACGAGCATAATCAACATTCTTTTGCCGCAGACCGTGTCACGGTTGGCCAACGACGGAACGTCTTCACAGCCTCGATAAGAATCGTAGCAACCTGTCGAACTGAAGGAAACGAGTCCCTTCGATTGTCCCAACAGGTTTGCCCCGAATCGATTCGTTCAAGTACGTAAACTGATACGTAAACTGAATTGCGGACAGGAAAAGTCCTCACGTTCCGTCGCAGGGCTTCCGTTCCAACGAGGCCGAGCCGGCCCCCATGGAACTTTTCAGATCGGCAGTCGCACAAAGGCTTCGGCCACAAAGACGTCAAAGCGATTTCAAATAGGCCACCAGATTGGCCACGTCCTGATCGTTAAGCGATTCGCCGACAAGATCCTCGGGACGATGATACTTCGTTAAAACCTGCTCAAGACTTCTGGCCTTGCCAGTATGCAAAAACCTGCGACGTGTCGACACGCCGCGCAGTGATGGCGGATTATACTGCTTGTTTCGATCCTTCGGATCTTCCACCGCCCCGTCAAAGGTGTCAGCGGACGTAAACGTCGGTCCTGTATGACACTTCGCACAACCCGCCCGACCTTCAAAGAGCTGCTTCCCGAGCCGAAGCGACGTCGTGTCGGGTGTGGATCGTGACTTCTCGGGGTGATCTAGACTTGTCAAATACGCCGCGAGGGATTCCACATCGTCATCAGAGATTGGTTGCTCGGTGTTCATGCTCTCGTGCAGTGAGCGGCGCATCGCGTCCTTGAGATCCGTCTGCCAACCATGCCACGTCCATGGCCCGGTCACCGCAACTCCACGCAGCGAGGGAATCAGCTTCGGGGTCCCGTAACTTTGGTCGTTCCGAGTATCAAAAACTTGTCCCGATGTATGTCCGTCGGTATGGCACGTGTGACAACTGAACCAGGAATGCTTGGACCGATCGGCATCATAGAATACTGCTTCGCCGCGACGAACAAGATCGGCCTCTGCCGGTCCCCCCAATGAAACCGTCGATGCAATTCCGTCGGTGTCCAAATCAACAACCTGCAGCGAATTGTCCAGCGCGTTTGCAACGACAACTTGATGATGATTGAGAAATTGCACGTCGACTGGCCGGCCGCCCAGCCTGATCCGACGGAAGCGAGTACGATCGCGACGAAGCACTTCAGGCAAAAAATCACCAGGATCGCCCGAAGGCCAGGGAATTGTGGGGAAGTCGAGTACCAGCAATTCATGTGTGCCGCCGCAGGTCACCACAATCTGCTTGCCATCGTCACTCAATGCAACGGCATTGGCATCACCGACCGCCTTTCCTCGAATATCAAGCCCGAGTTGCTTCTGATCACCGGGCTCACCATCAGGAAGCGGCAATCGCGACAGGCGATTGTCGATGACCCAACCGATATCGATCATGTTTGCCGTGACCGAGAAGGCCCGGTTGACGGCACTGGGAAGGACGACCGTTTGAGAATCCGCCGTCACAACCGGCTTGCCGGGATTGAAGCCACCGTCAAAAATTTTCCTCGAACTCACCTGCTCAAGCGAGGCCAGGTCGTGCACAAAGACCTCACAGGGGACCGCGCAGCACGTTACCAGCCATCGATCATCAGGAGAGACAACCAATGCGCGTGGAATCCCACCGACGGTCAATCGCTTCTCCACCAGCATCGCCGGCGACCCCGTTCGCGCCAAAAGACGGGCAAGATCCACTACAGCAACCGCATCGTCGCCCCCCAGCGCAATGAACGCCCTGCGGCGATCCTTCGAAATGGCAATTCCTTGCGGCTCGTCACCGATGACAACCGTATTGACGAGTTTGAGCGTCTCACCATCGCGGGAAATCACCGCGACAGCATCGTCGTGCAGCAACGTCACAAGCGCCGTCGTTGCATCCAGCCAAACGATCGCATTCGGACCACGCCCCACGGACAATTCAGAAAGAACGCGTCCTTCGACCAGATTGACCAATCCAACGGTTCCCGCGGTGAAATTCGCGGTCAAACAGATCGTCCTGTCCTCCGCAACGGACAGTGCGATTGGACTTCGATGTGGCTCGTCGGCCCTCAGAACGTTGCCTACGATCACCACAAGCAACACGATCAGCAATCGAGTCCAAATCACGCCGAATCTCCATTCGAGTGCGGTGCCACGTTCTGCCAGATGCCACCGAGCATTCCAGCGCGATCCGTTCATCGCACTGAGACAGTAGAACTTCTAGCCGCCTGACGCCTGACGTCAAGAGCGCACGAACCCGAGGCAAAGTCGATGCAACGATCAATTGCGATCAAACCCTCATGAACTCAGATGTTAAGAGTTCTCGTCTACATTTCTCTGCCGCTCGCGATTGAGCAACGCCGGAAGCAATTTATTGATGCACTCCGTCTCCTCGTTACCAATCCCCCTCGTCCTCGTTCGCCCTCCTCATTACCAAGCTCCCACCTGGTAACGCCTCTTGAATCCTCCTCGTTACCAAGCTCCCGCTTGGTAACGCTTCCTGCGTTCTCGATTTCTACCGAGCAGGCAATCTTGCCGCACCTCAAACGCCTGCTTTCGAACGCGGGAAAGAATTCGCCCCCCTTTGTCGTTCTAGAGTCACAAGATCATGACACGTTGCCGCTAAGGGGCAGGGGGTTGAGGAGCCAGTTCGCACGCCGCAAAGCCGTTGGACTTGTGAGTTCCGTCGCAGAATGGACGACGCGATGACGCGCCGCACCGGCACAGAGCGACATTCTCTTTTCCTGAAATGTCGTATTGATTTCCCAGATGATCAATCAGGGTGACCGGGCCTGTCACCAAAAAAGGGCCATTTTCGCGAGTCTTAATTGTGACGTCTGGCATTTCAAATTCCCTTACAATTATTGCTTCAGTTCGTGACGACCGGACTGTTCTGTGCTCTGTGCAACAGACAATCATTCCCACTCTCATCGCCGAGACCATTCGACGACAATTCCGCGTGAACGCCGATTCTACCGGTAACCCGCGACGATCTGTACCGACGGCGACCGACTTCACGGTGGGCCAACAGAACTGAAGGTGCCGAAACGTCAACTCGTAACACATCGAACCTGGATTGAAACGGCGACGAAATCGGCACGTCCGGATCAACGCCCCAGGGACGGAGGCTCGATGTATCTAACGATTGCGTCAGTTGTTGCACAGGCGCAAATGGACACGCTCTTGTGTCTGATTCAGCCTGTGTCACTGAACGCACTTAAAGTATACTCATCGAGAATGAGAGCTCGCAGAGATCCGATGAAGGAACCACGATATGCCGCACGGCTGGCGTCAGACGTACACATTGAGAACCATGGCCTGCTTGCTCGTTTTTCTTGCTGTGATCCCAGCGGATGCTCAACGCCCCGACCCATATCGTGACGCACGCCACAAAATGGTGTCCGAGTACATCGAGCGCGAGGGCGTGACCAATCCCTTGGTGCTCGCCAGTATGCGACAGGTGCACCGGCATGAGTTCGTGACGGCACAGTACCGCAAAAGCAAAGATGCCTACTTGGATGCGGCCCTGCCCATCGGCTACAAGCAGACGATTTCTCCTCCGTTTGTCGTGGCCTATATGACCCAGACAATCGATCCACAGCCAACCGACAGAGTCCTCGAAATTGGGACAGGCAGCGGTTATCAGGCGGCGGTCCTCGCGAATATTGTGAAGGAAGTGTATTCGATTGAAATCGTGCCGGAACTTGGCAAAACCGCGGCCGAACGCTTAGCTCGGCTAAAATACACCAACGTCAAAACGAAGGTGGGGGATGGCTATCTGGGTTGGGAAGAGTACGCACCATTCGACAAGATCATCGTGACCTGCTCACCCGAAAATGTCCCTCAGCCGCTGATCGATCAATTGAAAGAAGGCGGCCGCTTGCTGGTTCCTCTCGGCGAGCGCTACCAGCAAGTCTTTCATCAGTTCGAGAAAAAAGACGGGAAGCTCGAGGAGAAAACACTAATCTCGACGCTATTCGTACCGATGACAGGTCAATCTGAGGAACAGCGCCGCGTTAAACCTGACCCTTTGAATCCAAAGATTCTGAACTCGGGTTTTGAGGATGACGATGACGGCGATGGGTATCCCGATCATTGGCACTACCAGCGCCTGACAAAGCTGGTCGAACAAGACGCGCCGCAGGGAAAGCGTTGTCTTTTGCTGGAATCAAATGATCACCAACGCATCTCTCAAGCGCTACAAGCGACGGCCATCGACGGAACGAAGATCAGCTCCCTGCAGGTGCGAATTCAATACAAGCTTGAGAACGTGGTTCGCGGACAAGAACCATTCGAGGCCGCCGCGGTCGTGATCCACTTCTACGACGAGAATCGCAAAGCATTTGAGAATGCGTTCATTGGCCCTTGGGAAGGAACCCGCGACTGGGACGTCATCTCCAAAACCATCACCGTTCCTCAAAAGGCCCGCGAGATGATTGTGCGCATCGGCCTGAATGGGGCGACCGGCAAGTTGTGGGTTGACGACTTGAGTATCGTCCCCAAACTTCGATAGTACTGGCTTCTGCGGATCGACGATCGCACAATCGTCGACGCTGAGACCTCGCAATTGGCTTATCGCCAGTTGCCGGTCGCAGCCAGTGAATGCCGATTCCGATAGTCAGTATTGCCTCGGATGTTATCTGGTGGGATCGCCGATCCAAAAATGGTGTCAGGATTCCTTTGTCGCGACACATCGACAAGCCCTCCAGTACGTACCAAACAGCCCCACGAACCATCTGAACGACATCGCTGAAAAGGCTGTTGAACTAACCGTATTCCGAAGACTCGCCGCATTCCGTGGCATTCCTGAACACGAAATTGAGCCACCACTTGTCGAAGTCGAGGCCGGGTTCCCGATCGATTTCTCGGAATTGATCGCGTCCTGTCCGATCGATCACGACGCTCCGATCAACATTCTGCAATGGCTACACGAATACCTCGTGAGTCGCCGGCGCCACACCACGGACTCGCGCGTCTCAACGTCTCGCAAAAAGGGAGGAGTTTTCTACACCCCTCAGCCCGTTGTGGACTACATCCTGCAGCATACGCTTCGCTCACGCCTGAATAACACAACCGCTGAGCAGGCGGCACGACTCACTCTGCTGGACCCTTCTGCAGGAAGTGGGGCATTTCTCGTCTCCGCGTACCGGATGCTTCTTGATTGGCATCTTCAAACGCTCATCGCGAATGATCCTGCAAGCCACCACGAGGACATCCTTCGCATCAACGAGCAATGGCGATTGACGAGATCGAAATGCCGATCCATTCTTCGGCAGCACATTTTTGGCATCGACCTCGATCCTGCTGCAGTTCTCGTCACACGACGCGCACTTTGGTTGACGATGATTGAAGCCTCGGCTCCAGACCGTGCAGAACAACCAATCAAGAAGACCACGACGCACTTGCCCGCGACCGACGCGTTCTCGACGAACGTCCTCACCGGTCACGCATTGGTTGGCAGACCGTTCGGAGAACCGCAATTCGCCCCATTTCCAACGAACACAGCCACACCCTTTCACTGGAACGATGCATTTCCGCAGGTCGCGCAGCGCGGCGGATTCGACCTGATTGTCGGTAATCCTCCTTATCGACGCGAGCGGCAGTTCAAACAGGAACTCGACGAGATCGCCACCACGCCTTTAGGGCGCTTCCGATCAGCTCGAATGGACCTTTGGTACTATTTCGTGCATCGGGGGATTGAACTTCTGCGCGAAAACGGAGCCTTGTCGTTCATCACGAATGCCTATTGGCTCAAAGGAACGGGTGCTGAAAAACTGATTGCCGCCCTGCGCGATGACGTGCAGGTCGACGAAATACTGCTGCTGCACAATCAGCCCGTCTTTCCTTCCGTTTCAGGGCAACACCTGATCTTCCGCCTCACCAAAGCTCTCCGCATTAAGACCGACCCTAAACCAGACATCGTGATCAAAGTCGCTCCGTCGGCACGGAAACAGTCTCTCGACAGCCTCTTTGTTGAGAACTCTTCATTCCGCAGCTTTAAAAAGCCGTCGCACCTTCTTTTTCACGGGCACCAGCTCGACGTCCGTCCCGACGCCACCGAGTTCCTCGACAAACTCCGCTCGTTCTCACGGCTCGGCGATTTGGGAAACATCAGACAAGGGATTGCGGAAAATCCCGCTTCGGTCAACCGCCGTACGCTCGAGCGGTTTGCCAGCGCCGCAGACACCCACCGTTGGCGATTGGGGGAAGGCGTCTTCGCATTAAAACCTGACGAAGTGGATCAACTGAATCTCAGTCAGACAGAATGTGAGCTCCTTCGACCGTATCACACCCTCACCGATCTGGGCCGCTATTGGCTGGCAACTGAACCATCTCGAAAACTGCTTTACTCCACACGTGATACCTGTGCCGACATCGCATCTCACAATGCCGTGCGAGCTCATCTCGAGCGATTTCGGGCGATCCTTGAATCCCGGCGAGAAACATCCGTGGGGGCAAATCGCTGGTGGCACTTGCACTGGCCACGCGACGAACAGATCTGGCACGCTCCAAAACTCGTCGTCCCGCAGATGGCGATTCGCCCATCCTTCTCGGTCGCCCGAGACCCCACCTATGTCTCGTTCAGTGCAAACGTGTTTGTCCCCGCACAGGACACACGCGAGGACTTGAGATATCTCTGTGGACTGCTGAACTCCCGCGTACTTTGGTCTTGGTTCCAGCACCACGCAAAGCAGCGTGGCATTGGTGTTGAA from Schlesneria paludicola DSM 18645 carries:
- a CDS encoding M16 family metallopeptidase, translating into MLMRLVAGALAISSAILGFTLHGAEAPKVMKITTIEGISEHRLENGMKVLLFPDPSKPTVTVNLTVFVGSRHEGYGEAGMAHLLEHMLFKGTPDHPSVPKLLQARGAEFNGTTWLDRTNYYETLPANDDNLEFAIRLEADRMTNSYVKGEDLASEMTVVRNEFERGENNPHSILSQRIMSAAFNWHNYGQSTIGNRADIEKVPVENLKAFYKRYYQPDNAMVIIAGRFEEPKALELVGKYFGAIPKPERILTPTYTEEPAQDGERTVALRRVGEVSVVGALYHIPSGGHPDFAPIDVLESVLTMTPSGRLYKALVEQKKASSVSGAAYALHDPGVLRFMAEVATGNSPEAVLDGLLDSLQSVIDQGVKDEEVERAKQRLLKQREQEASNSAQLAVHLSEWAAQGDWRLYFIYRDRLEQVTAKDVSRVARAYLQPSNRTIGIYYPTKEAQRTPIPATPNLDEMIGDYKGRSDTAVGEAFDVDPRKIEGRTTRKMIEGVKVALLPKKTRGNTVVLRLNLCYGDEKTLFGMSKATSFLPFLMTKGTKQLTRQQLQDQLDKNLASLGTTSSAGDATFVIQTKRDNLVAVIDLLRQVLREPVFPASELEILKRGHRSDLEQGSTDPQQLALKAVRRALNPYPIGDVRYYPTSEEEIRQTDEVDIATLKKLYSDFVGAQAGQLTIVGDFDEEPTVQALTSMLRGWKAKQPYERIPRNVTPDIKADLIQIATPDKANAFYFSGGVIPMRDDDPDYPALVIGNYIFGAGALSSRLGDRIRQKEGLSYGVGSSMVASSLDTRATLTMYAIYNPANLEKIVDGISEELDRFLNGGVTQKELDDARRGFLQGQEVMRTEDSKLAQVLESTLVADRTMDYYVKMEQRIAELTPEKIRDTFRKHIDPKKILTAVAGDWAAAKKAAESTEKK
- a CDS encoding protein-L-isoaspartate(D-aspartate) O-methyltransferase, which encodes MPHGWRQTYTLRTMACLLVFLAVIPADAQRPDPYRDARHKMVSEYIEREGVTNPLVLASMRQVHRHEFVTAQYRKSKDAYLDAALPIGYKQTISPPFVVAYMTQTIDPQPTDRVLEIGTGSGYQAAVLANIVKEVYSIEIVPELGKTAAERLARLKYTNVKTKVGDGYLGWEEYAPFDKIIVTCSPENVPQPLIDQLKEGGRLLVPLGERYQQVFHQFEKKDGKLEEKTLISTLFVPMTGQSEEQRRVKPDPLNPKILNSGFEDDDDGDGYPDHWHYQRLTKLVEQDAPQGKRCLLLESNDHQRISQALQATAIDGTKISSLQVRIQYKLENVVRGQEPFEAAAVVIHFYDENRKAFENAFIGPWEGTRDWDVISKTITVPQKAREMIVRIGLNGATGKLWVDDLSIVPKLR
- a CDS encoding c-type cytochrome, whose translation is MIWTRLLIVLLVVIVGNVLRADEPHRSPIALSVAEDRTICLTANFTAGTVGLVNLVEGRVLSELSVGRGPNAIVWLDATTALVTLLHDDAVAVISRDGETLKLVNTVVIGDEPQGIAISKDRRRAFIALGGDDAVAVVDLARLLARTGSPAMLVEKRLTVGGIPRALVVSPDDRWLVTCCAVPCEVFVHDLASLEQVSSRKIFDGGFNPGKPVVTADSQTVVLPSAVNRAFSVTANMIDIGWVIDNRLSRLPLPDGEPGDQKQLGLDIRGKAVGDANAVALSDDGKQIVVTCGGTHELLVLDFPTIPWPSGDPGDFLPEVLRRDRTRFRRIRLGGRPVDVQFLNHHQVVVANALDNSLQVVDLDTDGIASTVSLGGPAEADLVRRGEAVFYDADRSKHSWFSCHTCHTDGHTSGQVFDTRNDQSYGTPKLIPSLRGVAVTGPWTWHGWQTDLKDAMRRSLHESMNTEQPISDDDVESLAAYLTSLDHPEKSRSTPDTTSLRLGKQLFEGRAGCAKCHTGPTFTSADTFDGAVEDPKDRNKQYNPPSLRGVSTRRRFLHTGKARSLEQVLTKYHRPEDLVGESLNDQDVANLVAYLKSL
- a CDS encoding CDGSH iron-sulfur domain-containing protein; the protein is MPDVTIKTRENGPFLVTGPVTLIDHLGNQYDISGKENVALCRCGASSRRPFCDGTHKSNGFAACELAPQPPAP
- a CDS encoding Eco57I restriction-modification methylase domain-containing protein, with the protein product MGSPIQKWCQDSFVATHRQALQYVPNSPTNHLNDIAEKAVELTVFRRLAAFRGIPEHEIEPPLVEVEAGFPIDFSELIASCPIDHDAPINILQWLHEYLVSRRRHTTDSRVSTSRKKGGVFYTPQPVVDYILQHTLRSRLNNTTAEQAARLTLLDPSAGSGAFLVSAYRMLLDWHLQTLIANDPASHHEDILRINEQWRLTRSKCRSILRQHIFGIDLDPAAVLVTRRALWLTMIEASAPDRAEQPIKKTTTHLPATDAFSTNVLTGHALVGRPFGEPQFAPFPTNTATPFHWNDAFPQVAQRGGFDLIVGNPPYRRERQFKQELDEIATTPLGRFRSARMDLWYYFVHRGIELLRENGALSFITNAYWLKGTGAEKLIAALRDDVQVDEILLLHNQPVFPSVSGQHLIFRLTKALRIKTDPKPDIVIKVAPSARKQSLDSLFVENSSFRSFKKPSHLLFHGHQLDVRPDATEFLDKLRSFSRLGDLGNIRQGIAENPASVNRRTLERFASAADTHRWRLGEGVFALKPDEVDQLNLSQTECELLRPYHTLTDLGRYWLATEPSRKLLYSTRDTCADIASHNAVRAHLERFRAILESRRETSVGANRWWHLHWPRDEQIWHAPKLVVPQMAIRPSFSVARDPTYVSFSANVFVPAQDTREDLRYLCGLLNSRVLWSWFQHHAKQRGIGVELNGHTLQQAPIPRIDFQNPTNVAQHDDMVQLVVRRMQLEQTRRVSPPNDATEHNSETARTESQIDQLVASLFQLGPSELELVNELTNAPLIHT